The Cynocephalus volans isolate mCynVol1 chromosome 12, mCynVol1.pri, whole genome shotgun sequence sequence AGAAACTATATTGGGTGAAATTTCTTGCTATACAGAAATGAGAATTTCATGTAGGATGTTAGTTAAGTAGGTGTTGGAGGACTGGAAAGACAGAAGGAGACACTGAGGCAGCACAGGAAGTAAGTGCAGGAAGGAGCAATGCCTCCAGGGATAGGGGACAGAAGGAAAAGGGTGAGGTTGTAAGAACCTAGAAATTCAGATGACGGGCCTTAGGAGCTGAGGTGCAAGTCCCTGAGAAGGGGACACTGCCCACCGATGCTGGTACCTCTGAGGGATGGAATTAAGGCTGGTCTGGGagtacaaaagaataaaaaactgaaGACAGCCATTGCTAGGACGATGCTAAGAGACAGGAGGAGCAATGAGAAGGAGTTCCCTCTACCCGCTCCAGCCTTCCATTCTTTCTCCGGAATCCCCCATTGGCAGAACCTAACAGGAAGCCCCTGACGAAGGAGAAAGGTGTTTGCAGAGTCCCAGCCCCAGCATCACAAGTGGAGCATGGGAGGGTGGGTTTGGGGTTGAGACAGAAACCCAGGTTTGAGCTGACCAGGGCAGTGTCAGGACATGAGAACTTGAGATACAGCAAAGGACGTAAAGAATGGAGAGGAAACCAACTAGAcaggggaggaagaagcagaggtGATGGGTCGAATGTGGGGACAGGGAGAACACATGGTGGCATCATGAACAGAAGGACTGGGTAGTTGGGCAAAACCACTCAGGACCAGGGGCACGGCATGAGCCTGGCTGTAGGCAAACTGAGATTGGGTGAAGGCCCATCATTGCAGGTGAAACAGCCGTAGGTTGCTGGAAATATGGACAGAGCTTGGAAGGGAGACCCTGCCTCCAGAAGTGGGAGTGAAGGTAACGAGAGTTGGTGAAACAGAGTAGCCTGGGAGCGGAGTGCCAAGGACAGACCCACAGGAATGCCCACATTTGGGAGGCAGAGGGGCAGTCAGAGGAGCAGGAGAACCATGCCAGTGCAGGGTCACCAAGGCCATGGGGACAGGGCTCGGGAAGGAAGGGGCTGCTTTGGGCTGACTCATCCTTCAGAGACATCAGGGAGGAGGAGAACTGATGAAAGACCACTGGCCTTGGCCGTCATGAGGTCACAGGCAACCTCTCATCGTGCCTTTGCAGACATCATCCCCTCTGTCCAGCAGAGCCCTCCCTGCTGTCACCCTAGGGAAGCCTCCCACACTGATGAACCTGCTCATTCTCTTATTTCCTCGATGCTCCCTCACTCGCCTCAGTTCACAGTTTGAATTTGCACTTGTCATCCTGTTGCTCCGCAAATGTGTGTGTCAGTGATTTCGCCTCCCTGTGCTCAGATCCCTCCTCATAGCCAGCACAGGAGGTTTTCTGTAAGTGTTGGTGACTCTGACAGTTGGAAGAAAGATTTATGAAACTAACCAGAACAAATCTGTGGGGAATTTCACAGGCAGGAAGAGCTCATTTCCAACGGGATTCAGAAACAAAATTGAAGTCAGGAGGGTGGGTGCAGTCAAGGTGCAAAGAAAGAAAGCGATGTGCTCAGTTTGTTCTGAGATGGATGGGTACCCAGTGACAGTCCAGGCTGTGGTTGCCCGCGATGTCAGGGAAGGCTGCAGTGATGAGGGGCTGTCAGGACAACATTAAACATTAGGGTCAGAAGTGGTACCCGAGCTCTAGGAGAGCAGTGGGTCCTGGTGGAGAGAGCATGATGTTGAAATCCTTGACAGCTGACCTGGATTCTCTGaccctcagtctcttcatctgtcaTATGAGGTCCATGATACTCACCTTGGCAGGGAAGAAAGGGGGCAGTAGTGtgggaaggaatgaatgagatgGTACCAGCAGATTCATGGGGCGGGGGGGCAGTGCTGAACACATATTGGTTCCCTTCTGAGAAGTGTTGGCAAATAGAATAGCAAGGCCTGAATAGCTCACTCAAAGCTGGGAGAGTTAGCATAAAATGAAATGCCATGAGTAGTCAAATAATTTTCTTACAAGAGAAAATTATAGGTGGGAAAAGTCAAAACTTGAAAAGTGAACAGAGTGGCAGACTATCAAGAAGTCACATAAAGAGAAGTGTTGAAGCCAACTAGAAAATGGGGAGCAAAGGTGAAGAGATTGTACCAGATGACTCAGGTCAGAAGGACACGGCGTGCAGCAGTGATTTTGCTGAGGATCAAGAGGGTGAgaaggcagaaagcaggtgtTCTATCGGGGGCTGGATGCTGGGGTGGGAATTAATGTAAGACTCTCAAGGCCAAAAAGATATTGCAGATGAAAACAACTGGCGTCAGAGAAGGCCGAGCAGAGCCAATGTTGCAGACATGGGGAGGGCAAAGGGGAGTTAACGATGGGCAAAGAGAGCTTCCAGCACCCTTGGCGGGCATGGGAGGAACTCCGGATTAAATTGCTGCTGACAGCCTTGCAAAACCTTCAGATCCCAGACTGAGAACTGTGACGTAAACCTTTAGTTTTGAGGTACCAGTTTCTGAAGCCATTACCAACACAGGAAAGTTGAGGGAACAAACCCAGTAAGTCTAAGACGAGCTTGGAGGAAGTGACTTATTGGAACAATCTGTGGAGCGGCCCCTAGGAAGGTGAATCCTCAGCATCACCCATGGGCACCCTGCGGTGCCGGCAGAAGAGACCACTTGGCTAGGGATTTCATTTATGGGAAAGGAGAAGGCAGAATGCAGCATCTGACTTCTTACTTCCCGTAAATGCAGAAACCCTCCCAACTTCCACGCCCCCCAAAAACTCATTCGGGCGGAAGCTCGAAGCTCAGCTTGCTTCAGTTAGCCAGGTGAGGCTCCGAGTCTGTGCCTGATCACACTTCTTAACCTTCAAGCCTTCAAAGTAAATTCGAGTTTGAAAGTGACAGGTTTTCCCATAGGGTATGTTTCAGTGGAAGAGTGTCAGTTCTGTTTCCAGGGCTCCAAGGCCTCCTTAAGCTCTGTCACCTTCTGGGTCAGTTCTTTTGGATGAAAGGATTAGCCGTGAAGAAATGTACTCTGGCTATTGTGAGTTTTGAAGATGCGTCTCCTGGACCCATACTCCTGCCTGCGGCCTCAGAACAAGTTCCCGTGAGAGCCCAGGACATTTTCTCTGAAAACTCTTTTAAGTTTAGGTCTCTAGACTAGTGTTCTGGAGTGGGATATTCTCAAGTCAGGTTAAAACTGAGATGATGTTTTTCTTCTACGCTGATCTCACAGGAGACCCAACAGTGGGCAAGACTGCCCTGGCACAGATCTTCCGCAGTGACGGAGCCCATTTCCAGAAGAACTACACCCTGGTGAGCTGTGGGAGTCTAGTTTGGCCAAGGCTTAAAGAGAAGGGGTCAGTTAACCCTGAGTGAGTGACTTtgcaaaactccttgaagaagcCCTAAGAGGCCAGATGGGAGGCTGCTCCAGTGGCCACATGGAGATCGTTTTCCACTAGCCACGGGGCGAGGGGCTGTCTGCAGAGCAGACTGGATGGTGCGTGACTTGGTCACCGTGTGCCAACACTCACTCGTGGGCAGGGAGGTGGAGAAGACTAGATGGTCCTGTCTGACTTGTGCAGTCTGAGTCACTTTGCACCGAGTGAGGCCAGAACACAAACACTGAGGCTGGGGATATCCCCCCAGGGAGCCAGGGTGCTTGGTGTGTCCTCCGGTGACCTGCCCCACTTTGGGGCCTCTGATGCTCATGTTCTTGGTGTTCCTTGGCAGACAACAGGGGTGGATTTGGTGGTGAAGATGGTGCCAGTTCCCAACACAGGTGACAGTGTGGTAAGTGGTACCCTTAACCTGAAAGAACTCAGGGCTACTCCAGCTGGGCCCAGAGTCTCCGTGGTCACTGTCATCTTCCCTAGGAGAGATGTGGTTATGGACTTGGCTGAGACTTACCTGAGCATTTGAGAACAGACTCAGGGAACACAGGAAGCTTTCAGGGGCAgtgctgaggaggaggaggggaggggcacTGGGATATGGGCTCTGCCCTCAAAGAACTTGTTATCTAGTATTGGGGTTCTTAACTGGATCCTTTTATGGGAGTCCAAGAACTCTTGCAAGATGTTATGTTTGTGTGTACTTTCCTGCAGAGAGGGTTTGTAGTTTTTACCAGATTCTTACTGTAAGTACCCCGATGCCATGAGAAAGAATACATGCACCATAGCCAATATGCAAAGCAGATTGTGGTACTGCCATTCGGACAGCATGTGGCCGGGGGGGCGGGAGGACGGTCAGAAGCTAGCCAGGGATACCCAGTGCCAGAGGGAGCCTGAAGCAGGAGAGGAGGCAGGTATCCTAGAGCAACACTGGGGGACTCTCACGTGGGCTAGGTAAGGTTTGGACAGGGGCAGGAAGGGTCATCCCGTGCCCTCTGTCCTAATGTAGGTATCCCAGAATGATGACAGACTGTCCTACTTTAAATGCCTTCACCAGGCTTACTCTGTGACCTCCTTTAAAAAGAATGGTTTTaagatttgaaaatcaatttGGTTAACAAAGTACAGAATGACCTTTGGAAACCAGAGCACTTGTCAGCCTGTTTAGCATTCTGTTCTGCCAGGTGGGAAGTCAGCTTGTTCCTGGTATTTTTGCACTTGGGGTTACGAGAGGTGAGATGCCACATGGAAGGTGGGAAACTGTTGCACTGCTTCTGAGACTCTGGAGTTCCTTCCTTTCCCCAGCTTCTTGCTCGTGCCTGAGGGAAGGATCGAGCATGTAGGAACATGTGCgtgcatgtgggtgtgtgtgttttgccACCGAGACAGGTCCACGGTGAACTGAGTTTGCTTCCAGTGACTGGCAGCCAGTGGTTTTCCCCATGGAGACTTTCCTGGGACTTCTTGGGACATGCTTTTCTGATTCTAGGAACTCTTCATTTTTGACTCTGCTGGCAAGGAGCTGTTTTCTGAAATGCTGGATAAATTGGCAAGTAGCGtgcatttttttccctaacaCCCACCACCACTACCTCCCACCAAAACGTTTGCCCTGACAATGCTCCCACAGAAATTGCACTGTACTGTGGCCATCGAGAGAAGCTACCATGGCAAAGTTCTTTAAGGGGCATTCTTCTTAGCGAGGGACTTGTGACCACTTGGCAAGCAGGTGTGGGTAATGCTCGtgagtgcccccacccccagctctggaACAGCCAGCTGCCGATGTGCTGGTAGCTGCGTGGCTTGGTCCTTGCAGCCCTCCGGCTCGGGTCCTCCCTTCTTTTAAGCAGCCCCTCCTGCTGGCGTTTTTTCAGTATTCCTTCTCAGCCTCCTAGGAGGGTACTAAATATTTCCTTCCCTCTAAGGAGTGCCCCAGGGGCTCTGTAATGAGGCTCACCTTCTTGGCTCACCCCTTGGGGTGGGGGCACAGGGCATCCATGGGATTTGTTCTGGGACATACCCCTGTCCACACCCCATCCAGCCATCCTCTCAGAATCCAGCTTGCTGTACCTTCCAAGGTAACAGTCTCGCTCATCCGGGCCAGTGAGCTAATTAGAAGGTCTGAGTTCTCCAGAGCCTTCCCCTGCCTTTCCAAGAACAGCTCCATTTTAATGGACACTGTTTTCTGCCCCTTTTTTGTTatctaagagaaataaatgtaatgaTGGTATTTCCACACAGGCTTGGCTTCATGCATGGATTCATGATTACCAAGCGCCTACTATATGTACCTGGCCTGGCGCTGGGTATGTTTGGGCCAGTCTGGGCCACATGCCACCCATCGGCTCACACTCTTCCTCCAGCTGGCCCTGCCTCTGGCTTCAGGCCTATCTGGGGTCCCCTCACTGAGGCCTGGAAGAAGGAAGGTCTCCTGAGTTAGAACCCTGCTGAGGTGTCTCCCGTGTACACAAAGGGGAGGTCAGAGTGTTCTAGCAAGAGTTCAAGAGCTAGCCTGTGGAGTGAAGGCGTGAGCGGATCATCAGTTCAGTCCACCCTCCTCCCATCCTGGATGCCCCCAGGAACCAGTGTAGCCTCgtggggtggggagtggtccCTGCAGAGCCAATCCTCCTTTGGCCTTCCAAAGATTGGAAAGGGAATCCAATCTGGAGGGGAAAGGCTTCTCCCCCAGAGAGCATGGCCCTCCATTCCCGGGGTCAATTGTTTTACTTCTGTGGACGTGGCTCCTCTCTGACTCAGTCCCTTCATGGTTGTTCATTCCCTCCACCCACACATCCCGTCCCTTGGAAGGCCACATTCTGGAATGCAGCCTAGAAGTTGGTGACTGCCACTGACGTGTTCTCATCCTGTCCCTCTTGCACAGTGGGAGAGTCCCAATGTCTTATGTGTTGTCTATGATGTGACCAATGAGCAGTCCTTCAACAACTGCAGCAAGTGGCTAGAAAAGGCTCGGTCACAGATTCCAGGCACTTCCCTCCCAGGTAGGAGCTGCAGACACCTGTTTCCCAGCAGCGCCTCTGCCCTTCAGTTCAAGAGCACAAGGTCATTGCAGAGGTAGTGCAAAAAAGAGGTGGGTGCAAGAAAGGGGGTCTGGGGCTTTGACTTGGATGGCCAGAATTGTACACTGGCTCTGACTCATCAGCCACACAAGCCTCAGTGAGTTACTGTACCTCTCCAAGTCCGTAAAATGAGAATGATGACACCTACCTTGCGGGGTCATGGGGAGACTCAAGATGATGAGGGGAAGGTGCTGTGATATGAGCTGTTGTTTCCAGAAAGCTAACCCTAGGGAAGAATTCCTCATTTTCTCCTGCATGTGCAGTACAATTAAACATTCAAGGCCTGTTGTTCTTCTGAATGCTTTAAATCAGTTTATTTTTCATCCCTATGTGAGATCAACAAATTCTCCTCATTATAGACCAGGGAAAGTGATCTCCAGAGACAGGCTCAAAAATTAGCTGCAGCTGATGCAGCTGGGAACAGAACTAAATTACCTCTGAATCCCTGACTCGGAGCTGAGTCCTTAGATTAGTATTAATGACCATTTTTAAAGTTTGCCCCATGTGCTAGGAATTATCACAAATGCACACATAAACTTAGTCCTCGCCTTCACTGTGCTCGTGGCTTTAAGGAGACAAGGGTGATGGATACACATGAAGTCTAAAAAGAAGGCTGAGCAAAAGCTGCACACAAAAAGCAGAGCCTGCTTGTTTTCTCTGTGACCCTCAGGTCCAGCACAAGGGACCCTAGCTCTCCCTTTTGGGGCTCACTACCTCGAATGAGGCAGCCTCTCTCATACGATGTTTTCTGCCTGCCCCACAAAATAGCATGcttgctcttttctctcttcagctGTGCTCCCAGACTGCCACGGTTACATGCGAtgttttggttgtttcttttgagTAGGTGTTTTAGTGGGGAATAAGACAGACCTGGCCGGCAGACGAGCAGTGGACTCAGCTCAGGCCCAGGCGTGGGCGCTGGGCCAAGGCCTGGAATATTTTGAAACGTCCGTGGTGAGTATCTCCACTCACTCCATGGCCAAGTCTGGAGTGGGCCTCTGCTGGAAGTGGTTGTTCACATGACCTCACATGCATTGTGTTGCTATTCCACCATATGCAGAGTCTAATTTGGAACTGATGTTTGCATTCTTAGCCCAAGATCTTTTCTCAATATAGCAATAGTCATCATGCATTACAGTAAAGCAgatcagccagccagccagccctgggaAAAGTTGCATCTTGATTATAAGAAATACAAGTATATTGTGATCAGTTGTCATGACCCATGATGTTGACATGAGCTATGATGGGTTATGGTGTTGGTGGAACGTTATTTCATTCAACCCTCATGATCAGTCCTGTGAACCAGGAGTTGGCCCCACAATTCCCATTTCATTGTTGAAGAggcaaagtaacttgcccaaggtcacatgactAGTAAAGAGTGAGCCAAGACTAGGACTCATGGTTTCTAATTCTCATCAgtgctccctgtccccacctcacTACAGCCCAAGGGTGACTCCAGGCCACAAAGTGCCCTCCAGTAAAGTCAGCAGGAGTCCTCATTAAGTTGGAAAGTCAACAGATGCCATCTGTTACCAGCATCTTTAGTGCACATACACCATGATTTGGGCTGTCTAGCACTGTTGAACCCCCTTCCCAGGTTTGGGAGTATTGAAGTCCCAGCCTCCCTGCAGTCAGGGTGCAGGTACGTGACCCAGGCTGCCCCAGTCAGATGCCGTGTGTGAGATCTGCCCTCAGGAGCAAGAGTGGCCCAGAAACATCCATCTCGGAGCCTGCAATGGCCAAGGTGCTGGCTGTCATGCCCCTCACCAGGGCTGCTGGGGAGACCTGCCAGGCCAGGCACAGCCACAGTTGTGACTTGGACCTCGCTTTGTGGCCTCCAGACCttattctttggccctccaaGAGTCAGTGGGCTAGTTAACATTCCAGATGTCATCTTACTCAAACTCTACTTCTGCTACAGACACTTGGGCTGCTGCATCTATCAAACTTGACCAATGCTGCTGTATGGATGTGAACTCTTAAAATGTCCCCAAAGTGGCATGCTTCCTTGAGGAAAGTGTAGTAATTAAAGGCAGGTGCTCTGATCTCCAATGGGAATAGCAGAACTAGCCACGGGACCCTGGGCAGGTTATTTAACATTGGTGCCTCAggctcctcacctgtaaaatggggataataaaataCATCCCTCATTGGGTAATaaatatgagaattaaataaggtgGTGAACATAAAAACACTTAGCACAAAGTCTGGCACACAGTTAACACTCAGTCCATGTTGCTTTTTTTAAGTGTGTATCTTACCTGTAGTAATCTTATTTGTACTATTACAAGTATTACTTACCAAATCCTTGTATTTGTAGcttgcaagagaaaaatgtcacccTTGCCTCTGGTCTAATTATCACAAATGCCAAATTAATGAAGTTCAAATTAGTGAGCTTTTACTGTGTAGAGGATTCCTCATCTTTTATGCAGCACACCTTGGAGCAAAGCAGTAAGCTAACTACCCATAGCAAACAATATTTCAGTATTCCCTCTTCCTCTATTCACACTTGTGAAATTGTCCCATCACCCCAATATCCCACATTCCCCAGAACTCTTGATAGAACTCAAAAACTAAAACCCACCCCAAACACATTAGTCACCAAAGGTCATTGGGCTGCGTGTGTCAACTGTGTTCAGGTGTTGAAATGGATGGGTATAAATTGTGCTTGAAGAGGCTACAGTTAAGCACTTGGTATTAACTGTGCAAGTTAACTAGTCCCCCCTGAGTTGATGCTAACAGAAACACTACTGGCAGCTCAGTTAAGAAAGCtgtaattaaaaaggaaatataaccAAATGCCATCTGAGACACAGCCAGACCTGGATGTCATGCCTATCTCTTCCTCTCACCTTCCTAACACGACTGCAACAGCTTGGTGACCCACAGGAGGCACCTGCATggtttttttaactttctaacacccctcaatatttgaaatttttagggcaaaaaattaaaaagcaattcattaaacagaagttaaaaatttttttaaaaacattgttcaTCACCATAAGAAGGCGGACAGTATTAAATACAAACAAGTTCAGGAACAATCCATAGGGATGACTGCCCTTCAGGCAGGCGAGGAGCAGggaactaacatttgttgaggaCCTCTGAGTGCTAGGTATGTCACACACATTATCTATTTAAGCTTCACAACAGCCCTGCGAGACAGCTGCCCCTATCTGTCCTTGCTGTATGGATGACTAACAGACTCGGAAACATTGTATACCTTTCCCTGGTGGCACAGCTAACCTTGTC is a genomic window containing:
- the IFT27 gene encoding intraflagellar transport protein 27 homolog, with amino-acid sequence MVKLAAKCILAGDPTVGKTALAQIFRSDGAHFQKNYTLTTGVDLVVKMVPVPNTGDSVELFIFDSAGKELFSEMLDKLWESPNVLCVVYDVTNEQSFNNCSKWLEKARSQIPGTSLPGVLVGNKTDLAGRRAVDSAQAQAWALGQGLEYFETSVKEMENYEAPFHCLAKKFHHLYREKVEVFHTLA